The proteins below are encoded in one region of Loxodonta africana isolate mLoxAfr1 chromosome 5, mLoxAfr1.hap2, whole genome shotgun sequence:
- the SLC10A4 gene encoding sodium/bile acid cotransporter 4: MDGTDNATQFFEPSSLLPDNYTLSPNASSVSPGPDFHLAPTSSPSPSPSPSLSLEPSPSISFSPSPTPTPEPTSSSFAGGAASQSPPSFPPFWTSHDTPFWDTPLNHGLNVFVGAALCITMLGLGCTVDVNHFCAHVRRPVGALLAALCQFGFLPLLAFLLALTFKLDEVAAVAVLLCGCCPGGNLSNLMSLLVDGDMNLSIIMTVSSTLLALFLMPLCLWIYSRAWINTPLVQLLPLGAVTLTLCSTLIPIGLGIFIRYRYNRVADYIVKVSLWSLLVTLVVLFIMTGTMLGPELLASIPAAVYVIAIFTPLAGYASGYGLATLFHLPSNCKRTVCLETGSQNVQLCTAILKLAFPPQLIGSMYMFPLLYALFQSAEAGIFVLIYKVYGSEILHKRDPLDEDEDTDISYKKLKEEEMADTSYGTVNTDNLIIMETTQTSV, encoded by the exons ATGGACGGCACCGACAACGCAACCCAGTTCTTTGAGCCGTCCTCTTTGCTGCCAGACAACTATACCTTGTCACCCAATGCCAGCAGCGTGAGCCCCGGCCCAGACTTCCACCTTGCTCCTACCTCCAGCcctagccccagccccagccccagcctcagtcTCGAGCCCAGTCCGAGCATCAGCTTCAGCCCTAGCCCTACTCCGACCCCGGAGCCGACGTCCAGCAGCTTCGCAGGCGGCGCGGCGAGCCAGAGTCCGCCCTCATTCCCTCCGTTCTGGACCTCCCACGACACCCCTTTCTGGGACACGCCGCTGAACCACGGGCTGAACGTCTTCGTGGGCGCCGCCCTGTGCATCACCATGCTGGGTTTGGGCTGCACGGTGGACGTGAACCACTTCTGCGCGCACGTCCGCCGGCCCGTGGGCGCGCTGCTAGCCGCGCTCTGCCAGTTTGGCTTCCTGCCGCTGCTGGCCTTCCTGCTGGCCCTCACCTTCAAGCTGGACGAGGTGGCCGCTGTGGCGGTACTCCTCTGTGGCTGCTGTCCCGGCGGAAATCTCTCCAATCTTATGTCCCTGCTGGTTGACGGCGACATGAATCTCAG CATCATCATGACCGTCTCCTCCACACTTCTGGCCCTGTTCTTGATGCCTCTGTGCCTGTGGATCTACAGCCGGGCGTGGATCAACACTCCTCTTGTGCAGTTACTACCCCTAGGAGCAGTGACCCTGACTCTGTGCAGCACCCTCATCCCTATTGGGTTGGGCATCTTCATTCGCTACAGATACAACCGGGTGGCTGACTACATTGTGAAG GTTTCCCTGTGGTCTCTGCTAGTGACTCTGGTGGTCCTTTTCATAATGACTGGCACTATGTTAGGACCTGAACTGCTGGCAAGTATCCCTGCAGCTGTTTATGTGATAGCAATTTTTACGCCTTTAGCAGGCTATGCCTCAGGCTATGGCTTAGCTACCCTCTTCCACCTTCCATCTAACTGCAAGAGGACTGTGTGTCTGGAAACAGGTAGTCAGAACGTGCAGCTCTGCACTGCCATTCTGAAACTGGCCTTTCCACCACAGCTTATAGGAAGTATGTACATGTTTCCCTTGCTTTATGCCCTTTTCCAGTCTGCAGAagcagggatttttgttttaatatataaaGTGTATGGAAGTGAAATATTGCACAAGCGAGATCCTTTAGATGAAGATGAAGATACAGATATTTCTTataagaaactaaaagaagaggaAATGGCAGACACTTCCTATGGCACAGTGAACACAGATAATTTAATCATCATGGAGACTACCCAGACTTCTGTCTAA